Proteins from a single region of Acinonyx jubatus isolate Ajub_Pintada_27869175 chromosome D3, VMU_Ajub_asm_v1.0, whole genome shotgun sequence:
- the SERPINB2 gene encoding plasminogen activator inhibitor 2: MEDLYVANTIFALNFFKHLANTSTTPNLFFSPWSISSTMAMVYLGARGNTADQMARVFQFNKVGVYEVPAVTPEKFTGCELKQQIQKVPYPEAILQAQAGDKIHSSFHSLSSAINASTGGCLLETVNKLFGEKSARFKEEYIQLSNKYYSTEPQALDFLECAEEARKEINSWVKTQTKGKIPDLLPEGSVDRDTKMVLVNAVYFKGKWKTPFEKKLNGLYPFRVNATQRTPVQMMYLREDLNIGYIGDLKTQILELPYTGDVSMFLLLPDEIGNMSTGLELLEREITYDKFIKWTSKDTMAEDDVEVYLPQFKLEERYELQSILRSMGLEDAFSKSQANFSGMSERNDLFLSKVFHQATVDVNEEGTEAAAGTGATMSGRTGHGGPQFVADHPFLFFILHKITKNILFFGRFVSP, from the exons ATGGAAGACCTTTATGTGGCAAACACGATCTTCGCCCTCAATTTTTTCAAGCATCTGGCAAACACCAGCACCACCCCGaatctcttcttctccccctggAGTATCTCATCCACCATGGCCATGGTCTACCTGGGTGCCAGGGGCAACACTGCAGACCAGATGGCCAGG GTGTTTCAGTTTAACAAAGTTGGAGTCTATGAAGTCCCCGCAGTGACCCCGGAGAAGTTCACGGGCTGTGAACTCAAGCAGCAGATCCAGAAGGTCCCTTATCCTGAGGCTATTTTGCAG GCACAAGCTGGAGATAAAATCCATTCATCTTTCCATTCGCTCAGCTCTGCAATCAACGCATCCACAGGGGGGTGTTTATTGGAGACTGTCAATAAGCTGTTTGGAGAGAAGTCTGCGAGATTCAAGGAA gaATATATACAACTCTCCAATAAATACTACTCTACGGAACCCCAGGCACTTGACTTCCTAGAATGTGCAGAAGAAGCCAGAAAAGAGATTAATTCCTGGGTCAAGACTCAAACCAAAG GCAAAATCCCAGACTTGTTACCTGAAGGTTCTGTAGACAGGGACACCAAGATGGTCCTGGTGAATGCTGTCTACTTCAAAGGAAAGTGGAAAACTCCGTTTGAGAAGAAATTAAACGGGCTTTATCCTTTCCGTGTGAATGCG actCAGCGCACACCTGTTCAGATGATGTACCTGCGTGAAGACCTGAACATTGGATACATAGGGGACCTAAAGACTCAGATTCTAGAACTCCCATACACTGGAGATGTTAGCATGTTCCTGTTGCTTCCAGATGAAATTGGGAATATGTCTACTGGCTTGGAGTTG CTCGAAAGGGAAATAACCTATGATAAATTCATTAAGTGGACCAGCAAAGACACGATGGCCGAAGATGATGTGGAAGTGTACCTACCCCAGTTCAAATTAGAAGAGCGTTATGAGCTCCAGTCCATTCTCAGGAGCATGGGCCTAGAGGATGCCTTCAGCAAGAGCCAGGCCAATTTCTCCGGAATGTCCGAAAGGAATGACCTGTTTCTGTCCAAAGTGTTCCATCAGGCCACTGTGGATGTGAACGAGGAGGGCACTGAGGCAGCCGCTGGCACCGGGGCCACGATGTCAGGGAGAACTGGCCACGGGGGCCCACAGTTTGTGGCGGAtcatccttttctcttctttatcctgCACAAAATCACTAAGAACATTCTCTTTTTTGGCAGGTTTGTCTCACCCTAA